TGCTTCATGTGGTACAGACCAAACCCCCCAGAGTGTGCGGGGACCGGGCTGGGACTGGTCTTGCAGCCTGTAGGCTGCAGCACACCAGGGTGTGGGCTGGGGACACGGCCGGCAGGACCCTGCTCTCCACGCGTGTCACTCCCTCCCTGAACTCATCCAGTGCCACGGCTGGAGCAGCCCCTCGAGACATGTTCCTGCTCCCAGCTTGGGTCGATCCTGGCACTAAAGCCCCGAGGGGAAAGGCCTTCaaagagggggggtggggaaggctcACACAGAAACCTGGAGACAGCAGGGGATTGGATCCAGGCTCCTGACTCCCAGGTCTCACAGCCTCGGGTACAAGCGTCCCTGGGAGAGGCCGCACTCGAAAGCAGTTTGTAAGCACCTCATTGGGATTACTGTGAGCCTGGGAGCAGCAACCACCACGTTCTCAGCCCTCAAGACGAGGCCTCAGTTGGGCCTGTGGCCCCCAGCCTTCCCAGGGCCTCACCAGCAGCTCCTGATCCGGCAGCTTGAAGGTCTGGACTCCTCCATCTTTACTAGAGGGATAAATCCGTGGGTCCTGGCGGGAGTGACGGTGGCCAATGGCTCTGGTGCCAGTGGGGATGAGCCTGCCGGTCTCAGCTGAGTATTTTGCTCCCTGCTCCCGCGGAGGCTCCTCCTTCTGCTGGGAGCAAAGTAGCTAGAGACTCCaggcagtgagagacagagagagacagagagagaggctcaaGGAAGAAGCCAGAGCAGAAGAGAAGGAGGCCCAGTCACACCTCCAGGGCACCATCACCTCCTGGAATCCCAGCGTCACAGCGTTGCAGGGACCTGGGAGGATGACCGGGCCAGCCCCACCCTGTTCTGGACCCCTCTCCCCAGCCGGGAGCCCATCAGTTAAAGCCAAAgttcttcttcctggaatttcttgaATGCTGGAGCCCCTGGTGGTCCTCTAAAGTCCTCATACTTCCTCCTGGGTAGACCCTCCCTGCCCAACACCCCCAAGCCCATCAGAGATTTGAAAGCAGTATCCTGGGCCAAGGCCCCCATCGCCTACCTTAATTCCTAGCTCAGCTGCCCCCAGGTCTTTCCCCCAGAGCTTGGCATCCTTTCTTTGCCCTGGGAAAACCCTTCTGAGCCAGGCCTGTGGGTACAAGGCCTGGGACCTCCTACCCTGGCAACCCCAGTTGAGACTGGTAGtatctttcttctcattttaaaggTAGGAAAAGTGAGACCCAGAGAGTTTAGCTGAGTTGCAGTGAGCATTGCAGTGAGTTAGCTGCAAAGCAGGGATGAGAACTCTGCTGCCCAAGACAaaggcagggggtgcctgggtgactcagtcggttgctttcagctcaggtcatgatctcatggttcgtgagactgtgccccatgttgggctctgcgctggtggtatggagcctacttgggatttgcttcctccctctctctctgccccttccccgctgttgtgctctctctctctcaaaataaataaataaacattaaaaaaaaaaaaaaagacaagggcaGGACCAGACTCTGTCCCCAAGGGCCAGGTCTGTCCCAAGTCCAATTCCAACTACCTTCAAGCTGCCTCCCAATTGCCTTTACTGGCTTACCAGCAAATAGCACCCGTGAGGCCACCCCATCCTGTTTGAAATCCTTCGGTGGTCCTCCGCTCCTTAGGAGATCTGACACTCCACTAAGTTGAGAAACTAAGAACAAACGCCTCTTCTGGCCCACATTCAAAGTCggccccttcccaccctccccccgaTGGCTGCCCACTTCAATTCCCTGGACCTCAGCCCCGGTCTCTAAAGATGTCCTGCATTTCCCAGCTTCTGAGCGCTTGAGCCGCCTGCCCCCACGAGGAATGCCTCCCCGGTCGGGTTCTAAACATCCCACCTCTGTTATGAACCCTTCTTGGACTTCTCCACCTAGCCACGATGGACCCTCCCCCTTCCGCTGGTGCCATGCAGCCCCTCCTCCCGTGCCAACAGAGTGCCCCTCGTGAGCGCTGTCTCTGCACCCCATTAGGTGGAATCCACTCCGGAGGGATTCCAAGGGACGGCCCCGTCGCACCCCTTCCCAGACAGCTCCTGTGTTCCGCACCCACCTCTTTGCTCTTCAGCTCGTTCTCGGTGAAGACGGCCACCCGAGAAGCCAGGTTCTTCAGTTCCTTCTTCCAGGCCTCTGGGACGAGGGGACAAGACGTTGCCAGCTGATACCCGGGGTCCTCCTCTTTGCCCTCCCTGCGGCACCCGGCACTGGGAgggctgtggggggtgggaagagccTGCTCACCTCCCCAGCCTTCTGCCCTGTGTCCtacagggagggggggaggcggtGCCCTTGAGGGAAGGAGCGGCAATGCCCCCCCCATTGGTAGGTGAGTGCGGTCGCTACCGGAGGGGGAAGTTCATATCCCAGCCTGTGGCTTCCCCGGGGAGGTGCTGGAGATGCTTGGCTACAGGGGCCGTGATGCCTGTGGTTTAATCTAGCTTTGCCTCTTTTAGGAGCCGAAGGCTGGCGCCGAGGTTGGCTCAGTTGCTATGCTGTGCCAGTCACTCAGATACTGGACTGTTCCTGGCGAAGCCTCCCAAGCCTCTCTGCGCTGCAGGGCTGTCCTGGTTCCTCCTCTTTGggggctctccccacccccaccagcggGCTTTCCCTTGGCCCTTCCAGAAGGGTCAGACTGGGCAGGGCAGGACAGGGGCCTCCAGAAAGCTTTTGCTCCAGCCCCGTCTCTGGCTGGATGGCTCTCACTGACTGGTGCCTGAACATACAAGCTGCTCAATATTTCCAGTATCATTCCTGCCTGTAGCTGTCAATCACGTGACTATCTGCCCGTCCTCTGTGATAATGCCTCAAACACCTCAAATCTGAGTAGGGGCCACATTTCTGAGGACCCAGGCAGTGGGgaaaaatgcagattctgctGTCTGAGGAAATGTGGAAAACTCTAGGGTGCCCCACGGAACCCCACTGACCTAAGAGCACTGGTCCTTTCCTTCCCAGGCACCTGCCGAAGTACCCACCATAAGGAAGCCAGGGGTCCCGATTAGACTGCGGGTCTCCGATGGGGACAGGGATGGTGGGCATCGCCATCAGACAGCGGGATAAGAGTGTGGCTTGAGGCAAGGGGGCCAGAGAGAACTTGTCTCTGACGACACAGACGGGCTTCCCGGTGAAATCTGTGAAGGGTTAGAGGCTGTGGGAAGGAGGGCCTGGGCCTTACCTCTGATTATCTCTAGAGCAGGGCCACTAACTCTTCCGCTGCTATCTCCTTGGTCTACACCACCATCAGGCAGGCCAAGAGAGTCACTCCTGTCACTTCTTTGTCTTCAACCTTCCAGTGGCTCCCATTGACTCAGTGAGATGGTTTAATGGTAACTGGGGTGACCTCTAAGGCCCACACAatctggaccccccccccccacctcctttctggtgtatctcccttctgcccctccttaCTCTGTTCCAGCTGcactggcttccttgctgttcctccAGCAGAACCAGGAtacctgcctcagggcctttgaactTGCTGTTCCCAGCTGGGACGTTCTTCCCCCAATATCCACATGGTTCACGCCCTCTCTGCTTTAGTTCTTTGCTCAAATCCCGTGCTATTAATCAGGTCTCCTCCCCTCTAGAGCCTTGGCACTTACACACTCTGACACCTATCTATTTCCTATCCTTCCCCGTCAGAGTCAGCTCCATGACGGCAGGGACTGTCTTACCCTGCTGTGTACCCGGGGCCTAAAAAAAGTGCCTGACCCAGAGTTCCCACTGAATAAGATACCTGATGAATGGATGGCTAAGTGGATGGATTGGCCTGCGTTAGAGAACAGAGTACAGTTCCGGGGCCGAACATTCATCcgtttctctgatttttaaaatggcagaATCGGCAATGAGGGAAATCCTGTAGGGCTACACAGTCTGCCCTTGAAGTCTGCCCCACAAGTCCAGTCTTCCCTTGACCAAGTGCTTGCCAGTGGCCAGGCAGCTCTGTGACCCAAATCTccatcctctctgggcctcagctccgAAGCAGGGGCTGCGTCCTCCCTTTCCAGTTCTCAAGACTGGCCCACCACCTTCAGCCAGGCCCTGACCTCCCCCAGGCCTACCTTGGATGTGGGTCACGTGttgtgggtgggggtggtgccGGGAGAAGAAGGAGTGGTGGCTGAGGCGGCCAAAGCGGTAGGCCCCGGGGCTTTGGGGCTTGGGGGTCCTCAGCGCCGCTTGGATCAGCTGGAAATCCACGATCCCCGGGATCATCAGTTCTTTCCGTGGTCTGCCGTGCCCGTGGCTCCTTGGGCTGTGCCCTAACTTCTTTTCAGGCTTCACCTGAGCCCTTGGACTGAAGGAGAAGGTCAAGGAGAAGCTAATGGAGCCTCCTGGCTGCAGTGCCCACCCAAGCTCAGAGCTCAGTGCTTATATGGAGTCTAGTCCCGAGACACGCTGAAGTCGCTTTCTAGGATTTCACTTCCACCCCCATGGCACCCAAAGCCAGGCCTCCCCCGGGGTCCTTTCCCAACTGGCGCAATCCAGTCTCAGGGAGCCTTCTGTCTTCCTAAGGTGCTTTCACAGGGAGCTAGGATCTACTTGAGAAAACTCAGATGAATCTCCCAAGATCTCCGTTTTCTCCCGGAAACCATCTCTAAAGCCGGAAAAAGGACATAGACCCACCTACTCATCCAAATACGTGGGTTGGAGCAAAGGTGCATCATATACACctccaggggcagggggcagacaaAGAGCCTCTCCCCAAGCCAACTACTGGCAGCCCAGGAGAAGCCAGCTATAGgcaacagcccccccccccgccgtccccccaccccacccccaccccgtccctgtACCCTCCGGGCAGACTTGGCCCAGACTCAGCGTCCAagggccaaagctggaacaacaAGGCCAGACCACGTCAGCAAGTCCTTTGCGGTGGGGGCCGCTCCCAGGAGATGCCGAGCTGACGGGGCAGCTATCAGAGTTGCAACGCTTCGGGGAAGCGTCAAGCTCTTGCTTGGCTTCGCTGGAGACAAGCTTCTCGGGTTGTCTGTCCTCCACCCTGcaccccttccctctcctgaCGATGCTGGGCCCTGCCTCCGGAGGAGGAGCTCGAGGTCAGTCCAGCAAGGATCCAAAGGGGGGGGTTGCTCTCCGCCTGAGGCCTGGTGAGACCACCTGCCTTCTCGCTGTCTGCATTCCCTTCTCCCGTTGGCCCTGGCTGAAGGGAGTCCCTCTGGAGAAGAGACGGACTCTGGATATGCTAAGCAAGACGCTCTGCCCCGGGACCCTCTGAGGATTTCGCTGACCAGGCCCCTGAGTTTTCGGTGCCGTCCTCCATCGGCCTCTAAGGGATCTGGgacttaaagaaataaagcaaacctTCTCTGAAAGGTGCAGTTACTTGGTCTCTCCTACCCCAACTGACAGAGGGAGTCACCCCTTAAAAACCCCAGGAATTCTTGCACTCGGTGCCTCTACCCCCTGCCACCGTGTCCTTTCCCTCCCCAGGGAGGGACCCAGTCTGTGACCTGTGCTAACTCAGGCCTGAGAATccattggggggggaggggggggggctggcgGATGGCAgcagagggtgagggaaggaCTGCGTCTCTTGGCCCCTGGGTCAGGTGAGTTGCCCAGGCCATGCCtgcccccccctgccccaccacccccacGCCTTTGGTCAGCAGGGCAGGCGCTTGGGGTCCTACCTCATCAGTGGATGTTCAGCCAACGGGGTCTTCGCCTCTGTAGCCATCGTAGGCTTTCTAATGGATAAAGGCCGACGCACTTAACCCTAGCGCTGAAGTTGGATAACAGGA
This window of the Prionailurus viverrinus isolate Anna chromosome D2, UM_Priviv_1.0, whole genome shotgun sequence genome carries:
- the TBATA gene encoding protein TBATA isoform X6, which codes for MATEAKTPLAEHPLMSPRAQVKPEKKLGHSPRSHGHGRPRKELMIPGIVDFQLIQAALRTPKPQSPGAYRFGRLSHHSFFSRHHPHPQHVTHIQDFTGKPVCVVRDKFSLAPLPQATLLSRCLMAMPTIPVPIGDPQSNRDPWLPYEAWKKELKNLASRVAVFTENELKSKEKEEPPREQGAKYSAETGRLIPTGTRAIGHRHSRQDPRIYPSSKDGGVQTFKLPDQELLILELLCQILQTDSLSAIQFWLLYAPPKEKDLALGLLQTAVAQLLPQPLDSIPVEKLLDQLQEGQEPSQERKQPPCSQSLKKTKTPPLPKGDKPEYVGKAQVLRMHSSQNAAEKPSKPEAEC
- the TBATA gene encoding protein TBATA isoform X3 — its product is MATEAKTPLAEHPLMSPRSLRGRWRTAPKTQGPGQRNPQRVPGQSVLLSISRVRLFSRGTPFSQGQREKGMQTARSPRAQVKPEKKLGHSPRSHGHGRPRKELMIPGIVDFQLIQAALRTPKPQSPGAYRFGRLSHHSFFSRHHPHPQHVTHIQDFTGKPVCVVRDKFSLAPLPQATLLSRCLMAMPTIPVPIGDPQSNRDPWLPYEAWKKELKNLASRVAVFTENELKSKELLCSQQKEEPPREQGAKYSAETGRLIPTGTRAIGHRHSRQDPRIYPSSKDGGVQTFKLPDQELLILELLCQILQTDSLSAIQFWLLYAPPKEKDLALGLLQTAVAQLLPQPLDSIPVEKLLDQLQEGQEPSQERKQPPCSQSLKKTKTPPLPKGDKPEYVGKAQVLRMHSSQNAAEKPSKPEAEC
- the TBATA gene encoding protein TBATA isoform X1, with the protein product MATEAKTPLAEHPLMSPRSLRGRWRTAPKTQGPGQRNPQRVPGQSVLLSISRVRLFSRGTPFSQGQREKGMQTARSPRAQVKPEKKLGHSPRSHGHGRPRKELMIPGIVDFQLIQAALRTPKPQSPGAYRFGRLSHHSFFSRHHPHPQHVTHIQDFTGKPVCVVRDKFSLAPLPQATLLSRCLMAMPTIPVPIGDPQSNRDPWLPYGHRAEGWGEAWKKELKNLASRVAVFTENELKSKELLCSQQKEEPPREQGAKYSAETGRLIPTGTRAIGHRHSRQDPRIYPSSKDGGVQTFKLPDQELLILELLCQILQTDSLSAIQFWLLYAPPKEKDLALGLLQTAVAQLLPQPLDSIPVEKLLDQLQEGQEPSQERKQPPCSQSLKKTKTPPLPKGDKPEYVGKAQVLRMHSSQNAAEKPSKPEAEC
- the TBATA gene encoding protein TBATA isoform X5, coding for MATEAKTPLAEHPLMSPRAQVKPEKKLGHSPRSHGHGRPRKELMIPGIVDFQLIQAALRTPKPQSPGAYRFGRLSHHSFFSRHHPHPQHVTHIQDFTGKPVCVVRDKFSLAPLPQATLLSRCLMAMPTIPVPIGDPQSNRDPWLPYEAWKKELKNLASRVAVFTENELKSKELLCSQQKEEPPREQGAKYSAETGRLIPTGTRAIGHRHSRQDPRIYPSSKDGGVQTFKLPDQELLILELLCQILQTDSLSAIQFWLLYAPPKEKDLALGLLQTAVAQLLPQPLDSIPVEKLLDQLQEGQEPSQERKQPPCSQSLKKTKTPPLPKGDKPEYVGKAQVLRMHSSQNAAEKPSKPEAEC
- the TBATA gene encoding protein TBATA isoform X4, with the protein product MATEAKTPLAEHPLMSPRAQVKPEKKLGHSPRSHGHGRPRKELMIPGIVDFQLIQAALRTPKPQSPGAYRFGRLSHHSFFSRHHPHPQHVTHIQDFTGKPVCVVRDKFSLAPLPQATLLSRCLMAMPTIPVPIGDPQSNRDPWLPYGHRAEGWGEAWKKELKNLASRVAVFTENELKSKELLCSQQKEEPPREQGAKYSAETGRLIPTGTRAIGHRHSRQDPRIYPSSKDGGVQTFKLPDQELLILELLCQILQTDSLSAIQFWLLYAPPKEKDLALGLLQTAVAQLLPQPLDSIPVEKLLDQLQEGQEPSQERKQPPCSQSLKKTKTPPLPKGDKPEYVGKAQVLRMHSSQNAAEKPSKPEAEC
- the TBATA gene encoding protein TBATA isoform X2; translated protein: MATEAKTPLAEHPLMSPRSLRGRWRTAPKTQGPGQRNPQRVPGQSVLLSISRVRLFSRGTPFSQGQREKGMQTARSPRAQVKPEKKLGHSPRSHGHGRPRKELMIPGIVDFQLIQAALRTPKPQSPGAYRFGRLSHHSFFSRHHPHPQHVTHIQDFTGKPVCVVRDKFSLAPLPQATLLSRCLMAMPTIPVPIGDPQSNRDPWLPYGHRAEGWGEAWKKELKNLASRVAVFTENELKSKEKEEPPREQGAKYSAETGRLIPTGTRAIGHRHSRQDPRIYPSSKDGGVQTFKLPDQELLILELLCQILQTDSLSAIQFWLLYAPPKEKDLALGLLQTAVAQLLPQPLDSIPVEKLLDQLQEGQEPSQERKQPPCSQSLKKTKTPPLPKGDKPEYVGKAQVLRMHSSQNAAEKPSKPEAEC